In one window of Candidatus Dependentiae bacterium DNA:
- the metG gene encoding methionine--tRNA ligase: MIDSKKKFYVTTPIYYVTAKPHLGSLYSTLLADVAARWHKLRGYNTFFLTGTDEHGQKVAEAAAKAGKQPQEFVDSFIDNYKDMWHKYEIEYNEFIRTTDTAHVKAVQEWLKRLQESGAIYKSYYTGYYCTPCETFVTEKDASLQENEQEPVCPSCSRATAAVSEESYFFKLSEYQDKLLKFYKENPDFITPRERFNEVISFVKGGLRDLSISRTTVSWGIPFPEDTKHVTYVWADALNNYITAIGYGNPARQEELTYWWPADMQVMGKDIVRFHAVYWPAFLMASGLELPKKLLVHGWIKVNNQKMSKSLGNAVDPQVLLDTYGAEPIRYYLTRHMAITQDAEFSIEDLEQRITSDLANDLGNLLNRMVTLAHKFDAYKVNAPQSWDTKELALRASCYSMLELFALDMQEGYFYRALNSLWKFINDVNGYFHEQEPWKVIKTDRARFEQILSATCHSLEAIGILLSPVLPNKMAELLTSIGVTLAPGNDMVADLTSNPWNKKFMLHKIDNLFEKHQPEKIATEQQETATPVQPLAVELPAVNSITIDDFAKIMLLIGTIEQCEEVAKSDKLYKLQVNFGSYGIRQILSGIRQHFTPEELLNKQSIFVYNLEPRKLMGNESQGMMLLAENAEKKLTRATVEYSVPNGTRLK; encoded by the coding sequence ATGATTGATTCAAAGAAAAAATTTTATGTAACGACGCCTATTTATTATGTGACTGCTAAGCCTCATTTAGGCTCACTGTATTCTACTTTACTTGCTGATGTAGCTGCTCGTTGGCATAAGCTGCGTGGTTATAACACCTTTTTTTTAACAGGAACTGATGAGCATGGCCAAAAGGTAGCTGAAGCTGCAGCTAAGGCTGGTAAACAGCCACAAGAATTTGTCGATAGTTTTATCGATAACTATAAAGACATGTGGCATAAATACGAAATTGAGTATAACGAGTTTATAAGAACTACTGATACAGCTCATGTTAAAGCAGTGCAAGAATGGCTCAAAAGGTTACAAGAAAGCGGTGCTATTTATAAATCTTATTATACCGGTTATTATTGTACGCCATGCGAAACATTTGTAACTGAAAAAGATGCTTCATTACAAGAGAATGAGCAAGAGCCGGTTTGCCCTTCATGTAGTCGTGCAACTGCAGCAGTTTCAGAGGAATCGTATTTTTTTAAGTTATCAGAGTATCAAGATAAATTACTCAAATTTTATAAAGAGAACCCTGATTTTATTACACCACGTGAGCGTTTTAACGAAGTAATCAGCTTTGTAAAAGGCGGTCTGAGAGATTTAAGTATTTCTCGTACTACCGTAAGCTGGGGTATCCCTTTTCCTGAAGATACCAAGCATGTAACCTATGTGTGGGCTGATGCGCTTAATAATTATATTACTGCTATAGGATATGGTAATCCAGCACGTCAAGAAGAGCTTACGTATTGGTGGCCAGCTGATATGCAAGTAATGGGCAAAGATATAGTGCGTTTTCATGCGGTCTATTGGCCAGCTTTTTTAATGGCTTCAGGATTAGAATTGCCTAAAAAATTACTGGTACATGGCTGGATTAAAGTCAATAATCAAAAAATGTCTAAATCATTAGGTAATGCAGTTGATCCACAGGTGCTTCTTGATACGTATGGTGCCGAGCCTATACGGTATTATCTAACGCGTCATATGGCAATTACACAAGATGCTGAATTTAGTATTGAAGATCTGGAGCAACGTATCACTTCCGATTTAGCTAACGATCTGGGTAACTTGCTTAACCGTATGGTAACATTAGCACATAAATTTGATGCTTATAAAGTAAACGCACCGCAAAGTTGGGATACTAAAGAACTTGCCTTGCGTGCTAGTTGTTATAGCATGCTTGAGTTGTTTGCTCTAGATATGCAAGAAGGGTATTTTTATCGTGCTCTTAATAGTTTATGGAAGTTTATTAATGACGTAAATGGTTACTTTCATGAACAAGAGCCGTGGAAGGTTATTAAAACTGATAGAGCGCGCTTTGAGCAAATACTTTCAGCTACCTGCCATAGCTTAGAAGCCATTGGTATTTTATTGTCTCCTGTGCTACCAAACAAAATGGCCGAGTTATTAACCAGTATTGGTGTAACTTTAGCGCCTGGTAACGATATGGTAGCAGATTTAACCTCTAACCCTTGGAATAAAAAATTTATGTTACATAAAATTGATAATTTGTTTGAAAAACATCAGCCTGAAAAAATAGCTACTGAGCAACAAGAAACAGCTACACCAGTGCAGCCTCTTGCAGTAGAGCTACCAGCGGTAAATTCTATTACTATAGATGACTTTGCTAAAATTATGTTACTTATAGGCACTATTGAGCAGTGTGAAGAGGTAGCAAAATCAGATAAGCTTTATAAACTACAAGTTAATTTTGGCTCGTATGGTATACGCCAAATACTTTCAGGTATTAGACAACATTTTACGCCTGAAGAATTACTCAATAAACAGAGTATATTTGTGTACAATCTCGAGCCGCGTAAACTTATGGGTAACGAATCCCAAGGTATGATGCTGCTTGCAGAAAATGCTGAAAAAAAATTAACACGTGCTACAGTAGAATACTCAGTACCTAATGGAACACGTTTAAAATAG
- a CDS encoding spermidine/putrescine ABC transporter substrate-binding protein — translation MLLPQQQTNKTVFIRILMLACWVGLIVLFLYLPTLLSWRLQAQSINVFSWSGLFDTQYIAKFEKETGIKVNFSYYESNEELLVKLKATGGRGYDLIVPSDYTVNVLRRENLLQKIDKSKLDFYSALNKTLLNHYFDPENNYSIPFEWAVFGLGIDKAGINSQDASQATWGLVFDKSLIKSKIVMINDPLVAIPLAAFYLFQSLNDIDQAKLEQIKALLLTQKKWVEAYADFRADYMIVTKNAQVAVASSSYIWRSMKEYTNIDFIVPKEGSLVTVESLALPVGTTKQDLVYKFINFMYKPETVEHQFKTFAFFPVTTDVLPRLQLTDSVRKLLTLSPEEFKQFDFFRYDYFKAPITPQTLQDLWVTVKS, via the coding sequence ATGCTACTACCACAACAACAGACTAACAAAACAGTGTTTATACGTATTTTAATGCTCGCCTGTTGGGTCGGTCTTATAGTGCTTTTTCTCTATTTACCGACTCTGCTTTCATGGCGCTTGCAAGCACAATCAATTAACGTGTTCTCTTGGTCAGGTCTTTTTGATACCCAGTATATTGCAAAATTTGAAAAAGAGACGGGCATAAAAGTTAATTTTAGTTATTATGAAAGCAACGAAGAACTGTTAGTTAAACTTAAAGCCACAGGCGGCAGGGGCTACGATCTTATTGTACCAAGTGATTATACCGTTAATGTACTACGTCGCGAAAATTTGCTACAAAAAATTGATAAATCTAAACTTGATTTTTATTCTGCTTTAAATAAAACGTTGCTTAACCATTACTTTGATCCAGAAAATAACTACTCTATACCCTTTGAGTGGGCAGTTTTTGGTTTAGGTATAGATAAGGCGGGCATTAATTCTCAAGACGCGTCTCAGGCCACGTGGGGGCTTGTTTTTGATAAGTCTCTTATTAAGTCTAAAATAGTTATGATTAACGATCCACTTGTTGCTATACCGCTCGCGGCATTTTATTTGTTCCAGTCGCTTAACGATATAGATCAGGCTAAGCTTGAGCAAATAAAAGCTCTTCTGCTTACACAAAAAAAGTGGGTTGAGGCATATGCTGACTTTAGGGCTGACTATATGATTGTTACCAAAAATGCTCAAGTAGCAGTTGCTTCAAGTTCTTATATCTGGCGTAGTATGAAAGAGTATACCAATATAGATTTTATAGTTCCCAAAGAGGGTTCTTTGGTAACTGTAGAAAGTCTAGCATTGCCTGTAGGTACCACTAAACAAGATTTGGTATATAAGTTTATAAACTTTATGTACAAACCTGAAACAGTAGAACATCAGTTTAAGACGTTTGCTTTTTTTCCTGTAACTACAGACGTTTTACCTCGATTACAATTAACTGACTCTGTACGCAAGCTGCTTACCTTATCACCTGAAGAATTTAAACAGTTTGACTTTTTTAGGTACGATTACTTTAAAGCACCTATAACACCGCAAACTCTTCAAGATCTGTGGGTAACGGTAAAATCTTAA
- a CDS encoding ABC transporter permease has product MELKRRWLGQVGFTAFITSMYLLLYIPIIILVVFSFNNASFPAPWSGFSLKWYYDLFSSSEIWHAFSNSLIVSLSATFLSLAMSVGLIYYHVMGNNLSRFLTLFYGNVIIPEIVLAVGLLSLLSMFSVPLGIPTLIVAHTVLGLGYAVPIVYTRFVELDNRIVESSLDLGATQTQTFFKITLPLLKPALIAGGLLVFILSFDDFLLSFFCAGSEAQTLSLYIFSMIRSGVSPVVNALSTVLLALTSLLVIIFCSFNARTKIF; this is encoded by the coding sequence ATGGAATTAAAAAGACGCTGGCTGGGCCAAGTAGGTTTTACTGCTTTTATAACCAGTATGTATCTTCTTTTATATATACCTATTATTATACTGGTGGTTTTTTCTTTTAATAATGCTTCATTTCCCGCTCCGTGGAGTGGTTTTTCGCTTAAATGGTATTATGATCTTTTTTCGTCTTCAGAAATCTGGCATGCTTTCTCTAATTCGCTTATTGTATCACTATCGGCAACATTTTTAAGCCTTGCGATGTCAGTTGGGTTGATTTACTATCATGTTATGGGCAATAATCTTTCAAGATTTCTTACACTTTTTTATGGTAACGTTATAATACCAGAAATAGTATTAGCAGTGGGTCTTTTGAGTTTGCTTTCTATGTTTTCAGTGCCGTTAGGTATCCCTACGCTTATTGTAGCTCATACAGTACTCGGCTTAGGATACGCGGTACCTATTGTGTATACACGTTTTGTAGAGCTTGATAATCGTATAGTAGAGTCATCGCTTGATTTAGGTGCAACTCAAACACAAACGTTTTTTAAAATTACTTTACCGTTACTTAAGCCTGCTTTAATAGCGGGTGGCCTTCTTGTATTTATTTTGTCGTTTGACGATTTTTTACTTTCATTTTTTTGTGCAGGAAGTGAAGCTCAAACGCTTTCTTTGTATATTTTTAGTATGATCCGTTCAGGAGTATCTCCTGTTGTTAACGCGCTCTCTACAGTGCTTCTTGCTTTGACCAGTTTACTTGTAATAATCTTTTGCTCTTTTAATGCTCGAACGAAAATATTTTAA
- a CDS encoding ABC transporter permease has protein sequence MRIKSLIARQMPFFVGSIALLWQVLFFYVPLVFIGMLSVLQFSSTGAWTGFTLAHYAPFIKTTYGIILAKSLALALANVAICFCVGFPVAYFLSFKAKGFKNFFFFLLILPFWTNFLLHVYAWFFVLERNGFLNTFLQKVGLIGAPFHFLNSLGAILLVMVYCYLPFMVLPIYSILEKVDRKIVEASYDLGATTWQTWIRVILPLAFSGVRSGFFLVFVPSFGEFAIPGLMGGEKQMFAGSVIAHYILGNQTLASGAAFTVVSCVVLIVFILVAAALVRKFFKIV, from the coding sequence ATGCGTATTAAAAGTCTTATAGCTCGGCAAATGCCTTTTTTTGTAGGAAGTATTGCTCTGTTGTGGCAAGTGCTCTTTTTTTATGTGCCGCTTGTTTTTATAGGTATGTTAAGTGTTTTACAGTTTTCTTCTACAGGGGCATGGACAGGCTTTACTCTTGCTCATTATGCTCCCTTTATTAAAACTACCTATGGGATTATACTTGCTAAATCATTAGCATTAGCTCTTGCTAACGTGGCAATCTGCTTTTGTGTAGGGTTCCCTGTGGCTTACTTTTTATCGTTTAAAGCTAAGGGATTTAAAAACTTCTTTTTCTTTTTACTGATTTTGCCTTTTTGGACAAACTTTTTACTGCATGTATATGCTTGGTTTTTTGTACTTGAGCGTAATGGCTTTCTTAATACTTTTCTACAAAAAGTAGGTCTTATAGGTGCGCCATTCCATTTTTTAAACTCATTAGGTGCTATACTTCTTGTTATGGTTTATTGTTATTTACCTTTTATGGTGCTCCCTATTTATTCTATACTAGAAAAAGTTGATAGAAAGATTGTTGAAGCATCCTATGATTTGGGAGCTACTACGTGGCAGACATGGATTCGTGTTATATTGCCACTTGCCTTTAGTGGTGTTCGCTCAGGATTCTTTTTAGTTTTTGTACCTTCTTTTGGTGAATTTGCTATTCCAGGACTAATGGGTGGTGAAAAACAGATGTTTGCTGGTAGTGTGATAGCACACTATATTTTAGGTAATCAGACGCTAGCCTCAGGTGCTGCTTTTACTGTGGTAAGCTGTGTAGTGCTTATAGTTTTTATACTAGTTGCCGCAGCTCTTGTACGCAAATTTTTTAAAATAGTATAG
- a CDS encoding ABC transporter ATP-binding protein, whose protein sequence is MRSIRIENVTKSFNGEVILDKINLTIPSGKFFALLGPSGSGKTTLLRLIGGFETVDSGAIYLGNQDITHVPINERRINTVFQNYALFPHLNVFENVAYSLTLKKVPKDIIEHKVIKMLKTVHLESHIYKEIGQLSGGQQQRVALARAIVNEPQVLLLDEPLAALDFKLRERLLIELIEIQDKLKTTFIYVTHDQLEALTVADQMAIMNHNGEIEQIGAPKDIYEFPVSSFVARFVGTTNILQGILHVDSDTTTIEIPQLGNFEVYIPKLRSWMVEGHKTVMSLRPEKIYITTKVTPDFSNMLEGIVESIVYHGRSTQYNVRVKNQELIQVFQQNEEHFPQEVIDYDSHVYLYWQKENVVLLER, encoded by the coding sequence ATGAGAAGCATACGTATTGAAAATGTTACTAAGTCATTTAATGGTGAAGTAATATTAGATAAAATTAACCTTACTATTCCATCAGGCAAATTTTTTGCTTTACTTGGCCCAAGCGGTAGTGGTAAAACTACGCTACTGCGTTTAATTGGTGGTTTTGAAACCGTTGATAGTGGCGCCATATATTTAGGAAATCAAGATATTACTCATGTACCTATAAACGAGCGTCGCATTAATACGGTGTTCCAAAATTATGCTTTGTTTCCTCATCTTAATGTTTTTGAAAACGTAGCTTATAGTTTAACACTCAAAAAAGTACCAAAAGATATTATTGAGCATAAAGTTATAAAGATGCTTAAAACTGTCCATTTAGAGAGTCATATTTACAAAGAAATAGGGCAACTTTCTGGTGGGCAACAGCAACGTGTAGCATTAGCTCGTGCTATTGTTAATGAACCTCAAGTGCTTTTACTTGACGAACCGCTTGCTGCGCTTGATTTTAAATTACGAGAACGGTTACTTATAGAACTTATAGAAATCCAAGATAAGCTTAAAACTACCTTTATTTACGTTACTCATGATCAGCTTGAAGCGCTTACGGTAGCAGATCAAATGGCTATTATGAATCATAATGGTGAAATTGAGCAGATAGGGGCACCTAAGGATATTTATGAGTTTCCTGTATCTTCTTTTGTTGCACGCTTTGTCGGTACAACTAATATATTACAGGGAATTCTACATGTTGACAGTGATACGACAACAATAGAAATTCCACAATTAGGTAATTTTGAAGTCTATATTCCTAAACTGCGTTCTTGGATGGTAGAAGGGCATAAAACTGTTATGAGTCTACGTCCAGAAAAAATTTATATAACTACTAAAGTAACGCCAGACTTTTCTAATATGCTTGAGGGTATAGTTGAATCGATTGTATATCACGGCCGTTCAACTCAGTATAATGTACGAGTAAAAAATCAAGAGCTTATACAAGTATTTCAACAAAACGAAGAACATTTTCCTCAAGAAGTTATAGATTATGACAGCCATGTATACTTATATTGGCAAAAAGAAAACGTCGTATTATTAGAAAGATAA